aaattaataaatatttgcattGACAAACCCATTATAACTATCGCGTGAGCACAACGCCTCATCTTCGTTCATCACGCGACCAGCGCTTTAAGAATCAAGATGGCTGCCCACAGTGCTGTGCTCTCGATGTCCAAAATCATTAATCCTTTCTGGGGTGGACGCCTTGGCAATACGGTTAAAGTAAGATAAGACACGTCGCTGTGGTCACATTGGTTGTAAACGTGGTTGTTGTGTGGCTCCAAACTAAAGGCCATTATTTTTATCTAAACACAAGGTCATACTAGCTAGCATACAGTTGAATAAGCATGCTAGCAATCTTATTGCACATCTCTcacatctctctttttttgtatttcaggtATTTGGGACAACTCTGACAAGTCACAGGAATAAGACCTTACGTAGTGTGAGTGAATCAGATTGTCTCTGTGGGTTTCAATCTTCCAATGAAGAGATGTGATTTTGTCCATTTGTATATAATGGTAACGTTACTAGCAATGCCCTGGAATCACGGCTAAGTTACTCATTAAAGCATTTATTTCCAAGCTGTATGGCTTTGGGATAAACTTTGGGAGTGGTATATAACAGTTTTTTCCACCTTCTTGGGGGAGGAGTACTCACTACTACCTGGATTCTTATGTGGCTATCGAAATAACTCTTGTCCTTCTGCTTTCCTTGCTTTCCTTGCTGTCCGTCTTCAACAACAGGGAAACAACATTGTAAGTAGCTTACTCTGATGTGGTTTACTCATAGACCGTATGAATGGTTTACTAGACTATAATGCATCACTTCACAAACAAGACCGAACATTACCGTTTCATACTAGAGCTGTGTGATGTGGGAATAAATGATCAACATAGGTGTACATCACAGAATCGGTATGTTCATCATGGAATATCACAAGtcaaacaaataactgctatatCTGGCTTCTTAGTTCCTTCATAATTTCAGTTTAATAACATGTTTATTCTAAATTTACAATATTAAAAAATCCTACAAAATGATGATAGTGATCCATGATAAAcgaaatatatatactgtatattgcccagcaataaataaatggatggatagatatcGATACATCTTTCACTCAACTATCAAGCAACTAAATGTTTACTGGGGTGTATGATctatcttaacccttgtgttgacttcgggtcaaatttatccattttcaatttttgttttatatcagaaaatgtgggatgtagaaataagcgctgaaaatttaaaatgttggtaaaagcaaaaaaaactgaaaaaaaaggagtaaaaaacattgggggaaaaaaaggttgtttgcaaggttgatgggaagacaacacaagggttaaaaaggtGTCAAGTCTCTGCAAGGTGATGTTCATATTGTACTGGCATTAGTTTTAAAGTGGAAGGTTGGAAATCACTCTAAAAACATACTGTGTCACATGGTAACACACTAGTAACAACTTATAGGTTTATGTATAAGTGAATTGTAGTTGGGTTAAAATGTGCAAAACCATCAGTGTTGTACTTCAACAAATGCAGTTAATAACATATGAAATGCCAATGTTACAGCCCCCTCCTGCAAAGTATGGAGGCAGACACACTGTGACCCTCATACCTGGAGATGGAATCGGTCCAGAGCTGCTCAATCACGTCAAAGAGGTTTTCAGGTTGGTAAGACACTAAAACCTGCTCAAAGTGTTGACCACAGGCCAGTAAGGATTGCCTCACCATGTGGTTTGTACTCATGCTGTAGGTTCAGCTGTGTCCCGGTGGACTTTGAGGTGGTGCATGTCAACTCTGCTTTGGAGAGTGAGGATGATATCAACAATGCCATCACTGCCATTCGCCGTAATGGAGTTGCCCTCAAAGGCAAGCAGACCCCCTTTGTTTCTGTGTCACAAGCAGAGCATGAAAACGGAGCACAGCTGTGAGAAGCATGTAGTTTATAATAAGAGCATGACCAAGTGTGACACTAACTGTGACTTTTTGTAATTCTTCTGATAGGTAACATAGAAACCAACCACACCATGGCGCCATCTGTCAAATCCAGAAATAATCTCCTGCGGTAAGAGTTTTAATGAACTATTCAGTTGATATAGGCTCTTTTGTGAGATGGCTAACATTCCTTTCATAATTTGGTCCAACAGGACAAGCTTAGACCTGTATGCCAATGTGATGCACTGCCAGTCGCTCCCTGGAGTCCAGACTCGCCATAAGAACATTGACATCATGATCATCAGGGAGAACACAGAGGGAGAGTACAGCAGTCTGGAGCATGAGGTAAGACAGAACAGAAACGATCAATTCTACTCTCTGCTGAAACACACTCCTTCAAAGacctctttcctctctgtacctgtctttctctcccaccttcttctcttcttttttgaAATGGGAGTGAACTACCACCCATACACTATTAAAAGTACAGCATTCGTTTATGAAGGGGAAAACATTGATCTGATATACTTGATCGGTATTGGTGCAGATCATGACCTTAAACTGACTGATATTGGCCAGACATAACAGATCCACATTAAATACTTAGTTGCCAACTTTATTAAACTTTTAGAAAGATATACAATTCACGCCATCCTTAAATTATTGTTGTTGCCTGATGTTACCTTTTACACAGACGAAGGATCCGAGTCAGTTCTACACAGTTACACAAGCTGCTTCACAAATAAATGAGAACAATGTTACTACATTAATAACCGCACCAACTAATTGAACATTAGCTATCATTCTTCTCCCTTTCTTCTTTTAGAGTGTATCAGGGGTAGTGGAGTGCCTCAAGATCATCACCAGGAACAATTCCCTCAGGATCGCTGATTATGCCTTCCGACTGGCCAGGGAAAAAGGTCGTAGTAGGGTCACTGCTGTACACAAGGCTAACATCATGTGAGTTACTCTGAGACAAATGTATCTTGCCGGAACTGTTTGGTCACCTGAGTCTTACATAATATTGTGAGTTTCTTAGTGCTGAAAATGTTGAGTTTGGCCTTTCTGCTCCAACAGGAAGCTCGGCGATGGCTTGTTCTTGCAGTGTTGCAGAGAAGTGGCCTCTGGTTACCCAGACATCACATTTGACAGCATGATTGTGGACAACACCACCATGCAGGTGATAGAAGATTAAATGACACACCTCTGAGTTTTGGAAAAGTTTCTCAATGTTGATATATCTAAATTATTCACTAAACCACTTTGTTGGTCTGTGTTTTTAGCTGGTGTCCAAGCCACAGCAGTTTGATGTGATGGTGATGCCCAATCTGTATGGGAACGTGGTGAGCAACGTGTGTGCAGGCCTGGTGGGAGGGCCTGGCCTCGTGCCCGGGGCTAACTTTGGCCGTGACTATGCTGTCTTTGAGACGGTGAGTGTTTGGCAGTTAATGCTGTCCCCTCTGTTTTATAGAATGAAAAGTACATGAATCATGTCTGTCTTGATATTTCAGGATTCAGAATTTTTTTGTGGTCTTATTTTTCCGGTTCTCTCAGGCTACAAGGAACACAGGGAAGAGTATTGCTGGCAGGAACATTGCTAACCCTACTGCCATGCTGCTAGCCGGCTGCATGATGCTGGACCACCTTAAGTAAGCTTTTCCAGATAAAAATACTTTCAGTACATGCCTTCCTTTTGTTTCATCTGAGTTCTAATGCTGTCACTGTGGTACACCAGTAAAtcaatactttttttcttctgtatgTCCCCAGGCTTTACGACTACGCGAGTATGATCCGAAATGCAATCCTCACCACCATGAATGAAACCAGGGTAAGTCTTCCTTCACTGATAGGCCTCTCCCGTCACCTGTTTCGCTGACACAAAGCTAACCCCCGAAATTCCACCAGACGCGCATGCGCCGCATTCCGGCTGTGCCGTAGTTCTGTTCCGTCGTCCGCCATGCGTCATACCACAgcgggagcgtctcagaagcggagcgttTTGCCTGCCCAACTCGCAGGTTTCATTGTTTAGGTCATTTTCCTGGATATTTGTGCTTCTACCATCAAAGTAAGTAGTCTAAGTAGTTAAATGGTTTCTTCCATTTAGTCCAGTTATGAACGACATGGATCAAAGATTTGGGGCTGTGTTTTTAGTTGTTAAAATAGTGAAGTGATGTGCTATACGATTGGAAAGTTTCCACATggtgtttattttgaaaatatacCAGATGATCTAGCCctttcacttcctgcccggccTGTTAAACGCCCTGCGGTTCCGTCAAAATAGACCTGGCGGAGCGGAGAGACGCTGCTGGGACGTACTGCGTCGTGGCTGGTGGAATCCCAAGTCTTCAGTGGCCGTGATTGCTGGTGGTGGCCGCCTAACCCGCCGGAACACAGCGCAGACGCGCCTGGGGAGTGGAATCTAGGGTTAACAGGCCATTGTTGTGTGTCAGAGGCTTAGAGGCCCTGGTTTCCTCGTGGGCATCACATAACATTCACACAAAGCCGCATCGTGCCCTGTTCACAAAGCTATCATGAAATGCTACACTGTACGGTATCTGACTTTACATTGTGTGGCAGTAACATTAATTACCGTCCTTGAGCTCATATAAAAACCTGATCTGCTTATCATCCAAGGTAGACTGCTTGTTACTTTGGCAGGATTTTAAAAGATATgtgatatgtatttattttccccCCGAGTGGGAAACCGTTTTATTAAGTGCATACAGAcacttaataaaatatataaagcacTCCTACAAATACAATAAGACTTAACAGTACAGTTTGTGAGcaccctgttttgtttttttgcagttgCACACCGCTGATATCGGGGGTCAGGGCACCACGTCAGAGGTGGTCCAGTCCATCATGAGGAACATCCAGAGTAAAGGGCCTCTCACAACTGACCTCTAAACACATATTCATCAGAGGTGTGAGTTTGAACATGTTTTCCATGCATGTCAGTTTCCATGGCATCGGGTCTTATCACTGACATCGCaacggtttcttttttttcttgttgatgCAGCTTACTGATCACTGTACAAACAGCCTTTTATCCACACCGGTGTGTTTCACATATAAATGATGACCTTCATGAGACAGGTTTTAAAACGGTTTACTTTGGATCAAATTCCATTCCATCACTCCCATTAGATGATAAATCCTACTGTAAGGATATTTTCTGAGTTCATCAGGTTCATTCAGTTGGAAATAAGTGTTTTTACAAATTGTTATGAATGTCAATGAGgatcattatttattttccaaattATGACTATGTTACAGCCTTCTCACTCAGCCAAAATGTGTTATGTTCATTTAATGCCTTGCCTTTTTTGTCATACTGAAGCTACAGTGTCAAGTTGGCTGTTATATAATGTACTGGTCTGTGTGTTCTGTGATCAACTGTACTATAAAAATGGTGATGTAGTTATttcatatatactgtatcagAGGAGGTGTACATGAAGTAGTTGTCTATCATATATGTGAGTGGGTATATATACCGTATAACACAAATATTATCAATAAAGTAATAATCTAATAATCTACCTTATCTTTTTACACGGAGGTTTGAATATGAAACGTCTTTCAAATGAGTTTGAACACAGGTGTCTCTATTATTTTGTGCACCCCATTTATATCAATGAGGGAAGGCTATATAACAGAAACCACTCTGTATAATGCAATAcagttcaacagcaccacaaactacagtACATCCTTCAAAATGTCAtacagttgaatcaacacctctctaaaacagtttcaacaaaaactgaacattataagCTTCATAAAGAagatttattgcaggactgttgtattagGCTGCACTAGTTTTAgccaggtgtacctaataaactggcaactgagtgtatAAAGCCTTCGTAAAACAGGACCTTTTTATGCTAAGATTAGTTAAGATTTATCTGGATTCTTTGCCTCTGCTTCAAAGAAAGAAGCTCTACTCTGGCCTCCTGCTGGGGATTAAGATTATTTTTCtccaaataaaataaagctcACTGATCCTTCCGTTTGTTTTACAATTTCACGCTCCATCAACCTCTTACTTGCAACATTGGATGACAAGTTGCTGTTTTACGTTTCATCACTAGGTGGCAACAACCCCTTTTAGAGTTGCCACTACACTGTAACTTGAGCAAATGCGTGTGTGCTGTTACATACACTGTCAGACAAGGACAAAATGCAGAATATATGAATCTTTATGTGTGCATGTTATTACTGCACTGACAGTAGTGTGTAAAAGCTGCAGGGAAACTTGGGATGCAAGAATCTCTGGCAGGCAGATTGTTCCACATAATTGGGAACATCAAAATAATTCTTGGTCTTTTCATTTGATTTCTAGGAATCATCAGGCTGTTGGTTTTAGACTACATGTTTTTAAGCCAAACGTGAAGGATTTTGGATTTGCTCTTCATTAAAATTATCCTCATTTAGCATTAAACCAAACCATTTATTATGCTTTCACCTGGTAAAACCAAACCATCCATTAttttttcatctgttttttCAAAAAACTCTGACCACACAATCATATAAGGGAAAACTGCCTCTGAGCCAGcagctgcaggaggaggagtAGATAGATGTTATTGTGGTGTATTATGAGTATACAGTGACCTTCTGCTCACATATATTGTACAATTATTCCTAGCTGGCCTCTCTTTCTCCGATGTGGTCACAGGGGCACATCCCATTGTAATGGCACTGGCCAATTTATCATGTGTCTAATTCTGTGGGAAAGTTAcaaactgtgtttttctgttaaAGTATCTGCATGTTGAGCGAAGAAATCCTTTTTGATGAGGCTCCTTTTCTTTAGATATAGTTGTCAACAATTCAATCACAATCTTACCGTGTGTAGTGTGGGAAATGTGCAGGAAATTACTACGTGTGTACTTTGGCCTCTGCCAGTTGGctgtgtttaactgttttactcCCTCTCCATTTAGGTCAGTTATTCACTCTACAGAGATTTAGAATCAATcattttttgtttaactttCTGTTTCCCACCCTGGGCAAGCTTTTCTCATCATCTTCTTCCACTTACTGTTTACCTCACTGTACCTCAGTCACATCACTTCTCATCACTGTACACTTCTcggtctccccctctctcccgaGCTGCTGCGTCCCCTCTGACCCTCCACTGGAGCCGGGCCATGAGGCTGATGGTCAGACGTTTGTGGAGAGAGTGAGATGTCTCAACAAAATCACCGGCCACTTGAACCTCTACTGACCTCCTTGTTAGTGTTGCAAAAGATCGGTAACTTTCAATATAAAAATCACTGGCCTACCATTTAAtagtgaattattttttttttttttttttttttggggatacACATAAAAAGCAATACTAGGTCTTATGGCACGTTTTAGTGAAAAGTATGTCCAGGCTCAGGAGGCAGAGCGGTCGTCACGAATCAGAAGCTGAGCGGTTTGATCCCTGACCCTTGCATTCTACATGtcaagtgtccttgggcaagatactgaacccgaaatttgtgtgagtgtgcatgttTATCGCTCGTGATGAGAAGGTGGCACCTTGCATGGTTCTGCCacaagtgtatgaatgtgtgtgtgagtgggtgaaTGCTGGCTTGCgttgtaaagcgctttgagtggtCAATGAGAAGCGCCATATAagtgcagtccatttaccatttcATTGAATTTAACAATGCACTGAATTCAGCAGTGCACTCTTCCATCACGTGTACAGATAGTTTGCCAGCATCCCATCAACTAGGATTTCAGTAAAACTACAACACTCTGCATGCACCCCTCACATGTGCAGCCCACACTACTGCCAACACTACTGCACTGCTCTGAGCCAAAGGagtacatgctttaatgtaagTTTTGATTATATTACTGGAGTgaatacattttgtattttttgtgatGTCAGTTAACCAGCAGGTCCATAGCCTAAAGCAAAGTACACAGTTGTAACTTGTTAAAACCTGTTAGTttttgctagctagctgtgaCTATGTGGCTTGATTGAGCATGCTAaagtattttaaagttttaatctATTCCCATGCATTCTTTAttgtaaaacatttcttttataaattagttGTTCACTTTAAAGATTAAAGTTTGCACACAGCCCACATTGTCGGCTTAGATTTTTAAAGTACCTTTTCCCAACTTGCGTGCCAGCTCACCACATGGCACATTTCACATTGTATGAATTTGACAAATTGGTGTATTTATTTGACAAATTAATTATGTCTGCTTATGATATGGTAAAAAGGTTTGTTTCTATCTACATATGACATGATAAATACAGCTTGAGCTGTATAACCCActatatttctattttattcccattattttctgttatgcattccctactgtcaggttgctcaaataagtcccttaagactctccagctgatccagaatgctgcagcacgtgttctgatgagaactaagaaaagagatcatatttctcctgttttagctactctgcattggcttcctgtaaaattcaggattgactttaaagtccttctcctgacctacaaagccctaaatggtctagcaccatcatatctagaacagctcttagtaccttattgtcccactagagcactgcgctcccagaatagttacttgtggttcctagagtctctaaaagtagactgggagcaagagccttcagctaccaggctcctctcctgtggaaccagctcccagtctgggttaggggggcagacaccgtcaccacatttaagagtaaactgaaaactcttctctttgataaagcttatagttagggagtgaggagtggcagcgtccgcctaacccggcccacctgcttctcttcgtagtcatcagatttattgataatataatcaataatatagtgagagtagagggaggcaggcccgtacagcctctcatcaatgttttcatttgtttccttttgtatgcatcctgtcccagaactgcttgttactaacctagctctggggagtttactccccggagtccttatgtttcttcttcgcagagctatgctctgcgattccctgcaacgcccggccgcgtcctgctgcgtccgccgcatccacccatgctctgcagcgccacgtttcatcccgcaacgtcctgctgtgacatgaactacaacgactaccttcaaagtcactgttccactatctttaatgtgactattatcgccactgttcatcacacccccaaccggcccgtcagacaccgccctaccaggagtctgggtctgccgaggtttcttcctaaaagggattttttccttgccactgtcgcaatagccactgctaatgcttgctcttgagggaattactgtaattgttggggctttgtaatttatagagtgtggtctagacccactctatctgtaaagtgtctcgagataactctgttatgatttgatactataaataaaattgaattgaaaattgaattgttaATTCACATAAATTCCCATGGAAGATTTCCATGAATATTCCCGAAAATTCCATGAATATTACAGAAATTCTGCAACCCTAGTCCTGGTATAAACCTGTGAAGGGGTCCAACCTTCTGTGCAGTTTTTGCTGCAAGAGCTTGGGTTGGTTCACccaactttaaaaaacaaaaaatcttaCTTACCCCCAGTGTTATTGAGCTATCcagatagttttggttttatatGCCCAGTTTTATAGGTTTGTGATGTCATTCTGATATTGAGTTCTATGGTATTTCATTTGTGGTGCTGACAGCATTGAAAAATCACATTTGGAAAATTCAACGCCAGCTTTTCTTTCCAGAAGCAGTGTCCATGATACTCTGGCTAATCCATAGAGAAACTGTTAACAGCATGTTGGGATTATGGTGAATGGGGATGCAAAAGGCATTGccattaaattatttaaatgttttaatactGTGTGCACACCTCCATTGTATTGGGGTCGAGGCTGACACAGACAGATATCTGAAAACTTTGTAGCACAAATTAAACCCAAACTATCTGCATGTCAAAATACCAAAAGACGTATTTGAGAAATAgcttttttttatggttttgtAAAATGTTTCGCAAATGTCCTTCCCTGCTGGTTTCTAGACTATAGTGAAGGAACATGCTTGACTGACCAGGTTGATAAATTCTGTGACgttattttatgtaatttcccCTAGTTATCTGTCATCCAAACAAAATACAGGTGTGTTTTATCTTTCCAGCACTCACTAAACTTgcggctcttttttttctctgctcctTCACCTGcacctccttcctttccttcttgtgtgtctctttgAAACACCatgttgaatattttttttatctgccttTCTAAAATAAATGCTAATTTAAAAGGTTGAGTCAAACCACAAGACATAACATAACACTGATACTAAAACATGGTTTTATTTATGGCCACAATCCTTGGTCCTGATTATTTCCAGAGTCCTCCTTTTcttattctttctctctctctgtcactctttcaTGCCCGCCCGCCTGCCCGCCCgcccacacaccaacacacacacacacacacacacacacacacacacacacacacacacacacacacacacacacacacacacacacacgatcactAGTCCAGCGTAATTCAAGATCCAATGGGTTATTTCAACTTCATATGAACATACCCTCTCTTCTCATGTTGATCAGCTCTGCTATGCTAGGAAGTGCATTGCAGGTGATCATAATCAATCAACTTGCCTCTGATCAGGCTCTGCGGAGCACAGCTGCATCCAGTCAGCCGGCTCTGCTCTGTTAATggagcttttttttccccacagctATGGCTTAGCTACATTAAGATACGTCAGCGGCCAGCAATTCTTCATTATTTGGGacctggctgtgtgtgttttgggctctctctctctgtcctcctggCTTTCTCTTTACAGGGCTGACAATGTCTTCCTTAGCAGTGAAAGCCCCAATCAGGCCAGAGTCTCCCCAGCTGTGTCTACTTGGAGATAGGTCCCTTTTGCCACCAGAGATTTCTAAAGCAGAGTCCGCTCTGACACTAGTTGGGTTTATCACTACAGTACCAGTTCACTGAGCAGTTAGCTGTTGAAACACTTCATCACCATCACCTTCATCACttatctttcaaaataaaataaagcatcTGACTCCTTCCTGCCTCGTTATCAGGAGCTTAACACCAGAGGGCTACCACCTAGTGAGAACATAAGGTGCATATCATCGCAGTTCTGCTAAAAGTGAAGTGATACTTAATTGATCCCTATAAgaaaacctttatttttttccattttctgttttggttgcttaaagggatacgccaccgtttgttgaaatagggcttatcatggtctcccctagctgtagataggtgggccaacgcattttttgtgcatgcattgttttagtccggtgcaacaccggcagcgccgccgctagttagcttagcgtagtgaatggaatcctatgttgccggttagcatgttgtgagtaaaagtgagccaacaaaagacaaaaaaacgacctaattacttgcactgagacaaaaaatgcattggcctacctatctacagccagggtagaccgtgataagccctatttcaacaaacggtggcgtattcctttaactttTCCTATTTGTGGGTTGATTGCTAGTTTACCTGCAGAGCATGTATCCATTCAACTGCTGGGGTTTCACTACCATGGATAAGGACACTCCAAGGAGCATGTGCAGGCTAACATGGTAACATGTAACCGGGGTCATGCAGTTAGACTTTCTTTCgtacttgacttgacttgatcacCGTGATATCACTCTAAGATCAAAATACATACAAGGGGTCACCACTCTAACCTTAAAACACAGTTCCTTATTTGAAAAGAAACACGCCTGCTTGTTTTATGTGACTCCAGCACTAATTTTGTACCTTGTAAAAGAAATTTGTAAGCCCGTAGTGCTTTCTATTTTTTCACCAGGGGAGGAAATCTGAGGATCCCTGCATAGCCATGTGTATGTACATACCGGTGTGGAGACTATATGATTATATGCCTGCAAACACATCTGCATATGCTTTTACTGGAGCCATGCTCTTAGCTCCAGGGATAGAAACTGATTCCACCTGTGCTACATGAGCAAGCCCTTTCCATGGCCCTGCCCTGGTATTCTGCCCTGTCAGAGTTCCAGTGTGGACCCGGCACTGAAAATCCTCTTGGCAAAGTTAGAGCGACAGGAGTCTGTGAGCTATTTCTGTTTGGTTTTATGTTTATTATAAATTAGTCGGTTTGTGTTGCTCGCTGGGTGATCTGGGATATGTTGTCTCTCATCAGAGAGAAAAAGCAAGGGTCGCTGCAGCACTTTGGCCAGATGTATACTGGAGAGGAAGAACGGAAGGGAGGAGAGGTAAAAGCAGTGATTTATTGGGTATTGATGTATTCTTCCATGCCTGTCAATATTTCCCttgttctttctctctttttttccaatCTCTCTtgccctttctctctttcaatcTTTCTGTCTCTAATGCTATTAAATGTTTTACCGTCTGTGCCTTTCCTGTGAGTTCAGGTGTCACTGAGTTACATTACATCAAGGCAAGTATGCTGTGCTCATGACAACCGGCATTACAC
This genomic interval from Perca fluviatilis chromosome 5, GENO_Pfluv_1.0, whole genome shotgun sequence contains the following:
- the idh3g gene encoding isocitrate dehydrogenase [NAD] subunit gamma, mitochondrial, whose amino-acid sequence is MAAHSAVLSMSKIINPFWGGRLGNTVKVFGTTLTSHRNKTLRSGNNIPPPAKYGGRHTVTLIPGDGIGPELLNHVKEVFRFSCVPVDFEVVHVNSALESEDDINNAITAIRRNGVALKGNIETNHTMAPSVKSRNNLLRTSLDLYANVMHCQSLPGVQTRHKNIDIMIIRENTEGEYSSLEHESVSGVVECLKIITRNNSLRIADYAFRLAREKGRSRVTAVHKANIMKLGDGLFLQCCREVASGYPDITFDSMIVDNTTMQLVSKPQQFDVMVMPNLYGNVVSNVCAGLVGGPGLVPGANFGRDYAVFETATRNTGKSIAGRNIANPTAMLLAGCMMLDHLKLYDYASMIRNAILTTMNETRLHTADIGGQGTTSEVVQSIMRNIQSKGPLTTDL